A genomic stretch from Helianthus annuus cultivar XRQ/B chromosome 1, HanXRQr2.0-SUNRISE, whole genome shotgun sequence includes:
- the LOC110864823 gene encoding protein NETWORKED 1D isoform X1, producing the protein MASLSKADSRRMYSWWWNSHISPKNSKWLQENLTDVDIKVKAMIKLIEEDADSFARRAEMYYKKRPELMKLVEELYRAYRALAERYDHATGALRQAHKTMTEAFPNQVPAGCDDSATNSPYDTDPQTPDSRTTRNPYFDPDELQKDGSTGTARKALNFSDTEDASNDKNGTHDRNLESVGVDDKEILLLKEALAKLEDEKEAGLKQYIESLDKLAKLENEILKSQEESSELADRASKAEAESRELKDVLQKLEAEKEESLEHYRQAQKKIEEINEQNLKEEIDRLKNERDAAYDQYKQSLNSISDLENKLREAETEIEKLKLAIAKLTEEKDAQTVLYQKCMETVASLELRLVCAQEETERLKTEIDNGVLRLKEAEEQRLVLEQSNKSLHMELTSMEVKIGSQSQEITEKQKELGRLWTCIQEERLRFVEAETAFQTLQQLHAQSQEELRSMAGELKNRAQILREIEARNEVLEQEIQKQIEENKNLNAINLSSGVSLNEMQAETSSLKEVNGKLEEEVDLRVDQRNALQQEIYCLKEELNELNKKHGSILGQVTSVGLNPESFESSVKELQDENVNLKNEWQTEKTAKEALLEKLEIMGQLLERNVVLENSLSDLGAELEGVRGKLKSLEESYQSLSEEKSNIVVEKANLLGQLQVTTDNLSQVSEKNTVLENSLFDAHVKLEILKQKSKSFEDSCRLLADEKSALISENGTLVSQMEVTERTLKDLETKYTDLVEKYSLMEKERESTIQKVEELNVSLALQNQEHVIFAEKNGKQLHAMRSEIQRLQEERRNKSKEFEEGLDKAFDSEINVFVLSKCVQDLEENNLSLFNDYRKLQEALQLSESLVRVLKQEKTESQIKIKSLSDQNNRLKNGTHQLLKFAGISLHAGSENGQEQTYFDSIQKTFEATNRAVIENEEKNMKLVVEISILVALLRQFKTEVADLEAEKRDIQQELRVRSEKILGLENEAQKMSETNEALRCKLIEGDINESGLRTQLGNIQCELSIAQEAFRTLQMENSAVLEDNKSLLKDNFHIKSKIRASEEENGIFLTEVLSQNILAQALKNYVDEKHEEMSTVEKKLEDAGTENVDLKKSLEKSEHELKTVISVRDRLNSDLANTSNLLQVKEKEHKEAVEQIMMLENDKNELSEILADLRRENDEVKTTNDQQRKQILELLQENDHLSIENQISDVKMQELTENLEKTEEKARFLETEGSLVYGDLQTSTMYQVLLEEKIRELTKVCLNLQEEYNAKDVNHELLKEKTDVLECENADLKARLAAYGPALESLKDSIVSLEDHICIRTKVPESDNEDAKGGESATMERDAFVELQDLQSKVKVIETAVVEMQMRSMQQKLDSDAKLESAMQQIEELSSQKSSRSKPKSRSEISEAADPKDIMLDQASECSSYGVSKRGTTEGEIWETANDSKSMYIHNPTASDVSLDNIVDKLEVSRRFKESRGDDESKRKVLERLNSDVLKLTNLQITIEDLKRKVEITLRSRRGKAMIECETLKGQLMEAESAIQKLYELNGKFVKQIEGIDDGGESESMRRKKVSEQARRVSEKIGRLQLEIQKIQFVLVKLDDETEAAGKTRFMDSSKRVLLKDYLYGGGRTKATVSSNRRKKGHFCACVEPSTKGD; encoded by the exons ATGGCGTCTCTGTCGAAGGCGGATTCCCGGCGTATGTATTCATGGTGGTGGAACAGCCATATCAGTCCCAAGAATTCTAAATGGCTTCAAGAAAATCTTACAG ATGTGGATATCAAAGTGAAAGCAATGATAAAACTCATCGAAGAAGACGCCGATTCATTCGCTAGACGCGCAGAAATGTATTACAAAAAACGACCCGAGCTTATGAAACTGGTCGAAGAGTTATACAGAGCGTATCGTGCCTTAGCCGAAAGATACGATCACGCAACTGGAGCCCTCCGCCAGGCCCACAAAACAATGACCGAAGCATTCCCGAATCAAGTCCCCGCGGGATGCGACGACTCAGCGACTAATTCTCCGTACGATACCGATCCTCAGACCCCAGATTCGAGAACCACCCGAAACCCGTATTTTGACCCGGATGAGTTACAGAAAGACGGGTCAACAGGAACTGCAAGAAAAGCGCTTAACTTCAGTGATACGGAAGATGCTAGCAACGATAAAAATGGGACCCACGATCGAAACCTAGAGAGTGTCGGTGTGGATGATAAAGAGATCTTGTTGTTAAAAGAGGCCTTGGCTAAATTAGAAGATGAAAAAGAAGCGGGATTAAAGCAGTACATCGAGAGTTTGGATAAATTAGCGAAACTCGAGAACGAGATTTTAAAATCGCAAGAAGAATCTAGCGAACTCGCCGATCGTGCAAGTAAAGCCGAGGCTGAATCGCGGGAATTGAAAGACGTGTTGCAAAAGTTAGAAGCGGAAAAAGAGGAAAGTCTTGAGCATTACCGTCAGGCGCAAAAGAAAATCGAGGAAATTAACGAGCAAAATTTGAAGGAAGAAATCGATAGATTGAAAAATGAACGGGATGCGGCGTATGACCAGTACAAACAGTCGTTGAATTCGATATCGGATTTGGAAAATAAGTTACGAGAAGCAGAGACGGAAATCGAAAAGTTAAAGCTAGCGATTGCGAAATTAACCGAAGAGAAAGACGCGCAAACGGTTTTATACCAGAAATGCATGGAGACCGTTGCGAGTCTGGAACTTCGACTTGTATGTGCACAAGAAGAAACAGAAAGGCTGAAAACCGAAATCGATAACGGAGTTTTACGTTTAAAGGAAGCGGAAGAACAACGGTTAGTTCTCGAACAGTCAAACAAGAGTCTTCACATGGAACTGACGTCAATGGAGGTCAAAATCGGGAGTCAAAGTCAAGAAATTACCGAGAAGCAGAAGGAGTTAGGGAGGTTATGGACGTGTATACAAGAAGAGCGGTTACGGTTCGTGGAGGCCGAAACCGCGTTCCAAACGTTACAACAATTACACGCTCAATCGCAAGAAGAGTTACGATCAATGGCGGGAGAGTTAAAAAACAGGGCACAGATCTTACGCGAAATCGAAGCGCGTAACGAAGTTTTGGAACAAGAGATACAAAAGCAAATCGAGGAGAACAAGAATCTTAACGCGATCAACTTATCTTCGGGTGTTTCGTTAAACGAAATGCAGGCGGAGACCAGTAGCTTAAAAGAAGTCAACGGGAAGCTCGAGGAAGAGGTTGACCTTCGAGTTGACCAACGAAACGCTCTTCAGCAAGAAATATACTGTTTAAAAGAGGAACTAAACGAATTGAATAAAAAGCACGGGTCCATTTTGGGGCAGGTTACGTCTGTCGGGTTGAATCCCGAAAGCTTCGAATCATCTGTAAAGGAGTTGCAAGACGAAAACGTCAATTTGAAAAACGAATGGCAAACGGAAAAAACCGCAAAAGAAGCGTTACTGGAGAAATTGGAAATTATGGGTCAACTTCTCGAGAGAAACGTGGTTTTGGAGAATTCGTTATCGGATTTGGGTGCGGAGTTAGAAGGGGTACGGGGAAAGTTAAAATCACTCGAAGAATCGTATCAATCTCTTTCGGAAGAAAAATCGAATATCGTTGTCGAAAAGGCGAATTTATTAGGGCAGTTACAAGTAACAACCGATAATTTAAGTCAAGTTTCGGAGAAGAACACGGTTCTCGAGAATTCCCTTTTTGACGCGCATGTCAAACTCGAAATCTTGAAGCAAAAGTCGAAGAGTTTCGAAGATTCGTGTCGGTTGCTTGCGGATGAAAAGTCTGCGCTTATTAGCGAAAACGGTACTCTTGTCTCACAAATGGAAGTTACCGAAAGAACGTTAAAGGATCTAGAGACGAAATACACAGATTTGGTAGAGAAATATTCGTTAATGGAGAAAGAACGAGAATCTACTATTCAAAAAGTCGAAGAGTTAAACGTATCATTGGCGTTACAAAATCAAGAACATGTTATTTTTGCCGAAAAGAACGGTAAACAGTTGCATGCAATGAGAAGCGAAATTCAACGCCTGCAAGAAGAACGTCGAAATAAAAGCAAAGAATTCGAAGAAGGGTTGGATAAAGCTTTCGATTCGGAAATCAACGTCTTCGTGTTGTCGAAATGCGTGCAAGATCTCGAAGAAAATAACCTTTCGTTGTTCAATGATTATCGTAAACTCCAAGAAGCGTTACAGTTGTCGGAAAGTCTCGTTCGTGTGTTGAAGCAAGAGAAAACCGAAAGCCAGATAAAGATCAAATCTTTATCCGATCAAAACAATCGGTTGAAAAACGGGACGCACCAGTTGTTGAAATTTGCGGGTATTTCTTTACACGCTGGATCCGAAAACGGGCAGGAACAAACGTATTTCGATAGTATACAGAAAACGTTCGAGGCTACAAACCGTGCCGTAATCGAAAACGAAGAAAAAAACATGAAGTTGGTTGTTGAAATATCGATTCTAGTCGCACTTTTGAGGCAGTTTAAAACAGAAGTGGCGGATCTCGAGGCGGAAAAGCGCGATATTCAACAGGAGTTGCGTGTTCGGTCTGAAAAGATTCTCGGGTTGGAGAACGAGGCCCAGAAAATGTCGGAAACGAATGAAGCATTAAGATGTAAATTGATCGAAGGCGATATTAACGAATCGGGGTTACGAACTCAGCTAGGGAATATACAGTGTGAATTATCAATTGCTCAAGAAGCTTTCCGAACGTTACAGATGGAGAATTCGGCGGTTCTCGAAGATAACAAATCTTTGTTGAAAGATAATTTCCATATCAAGAGCAAGATTCGTGCTTCCGAAGAGGAAAACGGAATCTTTTTGACCGAGGTTTTAAGTCAAAACATTCTCGCACAAGCTTTGAAGAATTACGTTGATGAAAAACATGAAGAAATGTCGACGGTTGAGAAGAAATTAGAAGATGCGGGAACGGAAAACGTTGATCTTAAAAAGAGTTTGGAAAAATCCGAACATGAGTTGAAAACCGTTATATCCGTTCGTGATCGACTAAATTCGGATTTAGCAAACACGAGTAATTTGCTGCAAGTAAAAGAAAAGGAACACAAGGAAGCGGTCGAACAAATTATGATGTTAGAGAATGACAAAAATGAGTTGTCGGAGATTTTAGCCGATTTGCGGAGAGAAAACGACGAGGTTAAAACGACAAACGATCAACAACGGAAACAAATTCTCGAACTTTTACAAGAAAATGATCATTTGAGTATCGAAAACCAGATTTCTGACGTTAAAATGCAAGAATTGACGGAAAATCTGGAAAAAACTGAGGAAAAGGCTCGGTTTTTGGAAACCGAAGGGTCGTTAGTTTACGGTGATTTGCAGACGTCTACGATGTATCAAGTTTTATTGGAAGAGAAGATCCGTGAACTTACAAAAGTTTGTTTGAATCTTCAAGAAGAATATAACGCCAAAGACGTGAATCATGAACTGCTTAAAGAAAAAACCGACGTTTTGGAATGTGAGAATGCTGATCTTAAAGCTCGTTTGGCTGCTTACGGTCCGGCACTTGAATCTTTGAAAGATAGCATCGTATCATTGGAAGATCATATATGTATCAGAACCAAAGTTCCGGAATCCGATAACGAGGATGCAAAG GGTGGTGAATCCGCAACAATGGAGCGAGATGCGTTTGTTGAGTTGCAGGATCTTCAGAGTAAGGTTAAAGTTATCGAAACGGCAGTAGTCGAAATGCAAATGCGGTCGATGCAACAGAAGTTAGATTCAGATGCGAAGCTGGAATCCGCAATGCAGCAGATCGAAGAGTTGAGTTCGCAAAAGAGTTCTCGTAGTAAACCGAAATCACGATCGGAAATCTCGGAAGCCGCCGATCCGAAAGATATCATGTTAGATCAAGCGTCAGAATGTTCGTCATACGGTGTAAGCAAAAGAGGAACAACCGAAGGTGAGATTTGGGAAACCGCGAATGATTCGAAAAGTATGTACATACACAATCCAACCGCTTCGGACGTGTCTCTCGATAACATAGTGGATAAGCTAGAAGTTTCTAGAAGATTCAAGGAGTCTCGTGGTGATGACGAAAGCAAGCGGAAAGTTCTCGAACGATTAAACTCCGATGTTTTAAAGTTGACGAATCTCCAGATTACGATCGAGGATTTGAAACGGAAAGTCGAGATCACGTTACGTAGCAGACGAGGAAAAGCGATGATCGAATGCGAGACGCTAAAAGGCCAACTCATGGAAGCCGAATCCGCGATCCAGAAACTATACGAGCTTAACGGGAAATTCGTAAAACAAATAGAAGGTATCGACGACGGAGGAGAGAGCGAAAGTATGAGAAGAAAAAAGGTGTCGGAACAAGCAAGAAGGGTGTCGGAAAAGATCGGTCGGTTGCAGTTAGAGATACAGAAGATACAGTTTGTGTTGGTGAAACTCGATGATGAAACCGAAGCAGCAGGAAAAACGAGGTTTATGGATAGCAGTAAACGGGTGCTGTTGAAAGATTATCTTTATGGTGGCGGGAGAACGAAAGCGACGGTTAGTAGCAACAGGCGGAAGAAAGGCCATTTCTGCGCGTGTGTCGAGCCTTCGACTAAAGGCGATTGA
- the LOC110864823 gene encoding protein NETWORKED 1D isoform X2, whose product MASLSKADSRRMYSWWWNSHISPKNSKWLQENLTVKAMIKLIEEDADSFARRAEMYYKKRPELMKLVEELYRAYRALAERYDHATGALRQAHKTMTEAFPNQVPAGCDDSATNSPYDTDPQTPDSRTTRNPYFDPDELQKDGSTGTARKALNFSDTEDASNDKNGTHDRNLESVGVDDKEILLLKEALAKLEDEKEAGLKQYIESLDKLAKLENEILKSQEESSELADRASKAEAESRELKDVLQKLEAEKEESLEHYRQAQKKIEEINEQNLKEEIDRLKNERDAAYDQYKQSLNSISDLENKLREAETEIEKLKLAIAKLTEEKDAQTVLYQKCMETVASLELRLVCAQEETERLKTEIDNGVLRLKEAEEQRLVLEQSNKSLHMELTSMEVKIGSQSQEITEKQKELGRLWTCIQEERLRFVEAETAFQTLQQLHAQSQEELRSMAGELKNRAQILREIEARNEVLEQEIQKQIEENKNLNAINLSSGVSLNEMQAETSSLKEVNGKLEEEVDLRVDQRNALQQEIYCLKEELNELNKKHGSILGQVTSVGLNPESFESSVKELQDENVNLKNEWQTEKTAKEALLEKLEIMGQLLERNVVLENSLSDLGAELEGVRGKLKSLEESYQSLSEEKSNIVVEKANLLGQLQVTTDNLSQVSEKNTVLENSLFDAHVKLEILKQKSKSFEDSCRLLADEKSALISENGTLVSQMEVTERTLKDLETKYTDLVEKYSLMEKERESTIQKVEELNVSLALQNQEHVIFAEKNGKQLHAMRSEIQRLQEERRNKSKEFEEGLDKAFDSEINVFVLSKCVQDLEENNLSLFNDYRKLQEALQLSESLVRVLKQEKTESQIKIKSLSDQNNRLKNGTHQLLKFAGISLHAGSENGQEQTYFDSIQKTFEATNRAVIENEEKNMKLVVEISILVALLRQFKTEVADLEAEKRDIQQELRVRSEKILGLENEAQKMSETNEALRCKLIEGDINESGLRTQLGNIQCELSIAQEAFRTLQMENSAVLEDNKSLLKDNFHIKSKIRASEEENGIFLTEVLSQNILAQALKNYVDEKHEEMSTVEKKLEDAGTENVDLKKSLEKSEHELKTVISVRDRLNSDLANTSNLLQVKEKEHKEAVEQIMMLENDKNELSEILADLRRENDEVKTTNDQQRKQILELLQENDHLSIENQISDVKMQELTENLEKTEEKARFLETEGSLVYGDLQTSTMYQVLLEEKIRELTKVCLNLQEEYNAKDVNHELLKEKTDVLECENADLKARLAAYGPALESLKDSIVSLEDHICIRTKVPESDNEDAKGGESATMERDAFVELQDLQSKVKVIETAVVEMQMRSMQQKLDSDAKLESAMQQIEELSSQKSSRSKPKSRSEISEAADPKDIMLDQASECSSYGVSKRGTTEGEIWETANDSKSMYIHNPTASDVSLDNIVDKLEVSRRFKESRGDDESKRKVLERLNSDVLKLTNLQITIEDLKRKVEITLRSRRGKAMIECETLKGQLMEAESAIQKLYELNGKFVKQIEGIDDGGESESMRRKKVSEQARRVSEKIGRLQLEIQKIQFVLVKLDDETEAAGKTRFMDSSKRVLLKDYLYGGGRTKATVSSNRRKKGHFCACVEPSTKGD is encoded by the exons ATGGCGTCTCTGTCGAAGGCGGATTCCCGGCGTATGTATTCATGGTGGTGGAACAGCCATATCAGTCCCAAGAATTCTAAATGGCTTCAAGAAAATCTTACAG TGAAAGCAATGATAAAACTCATCGAAGAAGACGCCGATTCATTCGCTAGACGCGCAGAAATGTATTACAAAAAACGACCCGAGCTTATGAAACTGGTCGAAGAGTTATACAGAGCGTATCGTGCCTTAGCCGAAAGATACGATCACGCAACTGGAGCCCTCCGCCAGGCCCACAAAACAATGACCGAAGCATTCCCGAATCAAGTCCCCGCGGGATGCGACGACTCAGCGACTAATTCTCCGTACGATACCGATCCTCAGACCCCAGATTCGAGAACCACCCGAAACCCGTATTTTGACCCGGATGAGTTACAGAAAGACGGGTCAACAGGAACTGCAAGAAAAGCGCTTAACTTCAGTGATACGGAAGATGCTAGCAACGATAAAAATGGGACCCACGATCGAAACCTAGAGAGTGTCGGTGTGGATGATAAAGAGATCTTGTTGTTAAAAGAGGCCTTGGCTAAATTAGAAGATGAAAAAGAAGCGGGATTAAAGCAGTACATCGAGAGTTTGGATAAATTAGCGAAACTCGAGAACGAGATTTTAAAATCGCAAGAAGAATCTAGCGAACTCGCCGATCGTGCAAGTAAAGCCGAGGCTGAATCGCGGGAATTGAAAGACGTGTTGCAAAAGTTAGAAGCGGAAAAAGAGGAAAGTCTTGAGCATTACCGTCAGGCGCAAAAGAAAATCGAGGAAATTAACGAGCAAAATTTGAAGGAAGAAATCGATAGATTGAAAAATGAACGGGATGCGGCGTATGACCAGTACAAACAGTCGTTGAATTCGATATCGGATTTGGAAAATAAGTTACGAGAAGCAGAGACGGAAATCGAAAAGTTAAAGCTAGCGATTGCGAAATTAACCGAAGAGAAAGACGCGCAAACGGTTTTATACCAGAAATGCATGGAGACCGTTGCGAGTCTGGAACTTCGACTTGTATGTGCACAAGAAGAAACAGAAAGGCTGAAAACCGAAATCGATAACGGAGTTTTACGTTTAAAGGAAGCGGAAGAACAACGGTTAGTTCTCGAACAGTCAAACAAGAGTCTTCACATGGAACTGACGTCAATGGAGGTCAAAATCGGGAGTCAAAGTCAAGAAATTACCGAGAAGCAGAAGGAGTTAGGGAGGTTATGGACGTGTATACAAGAAGAGCGGTTACGGTTCGTGGAGGCCGAAACCGCGTTCCAAACGTTACAACAATTACACGCTCAATCGCAAGAAGAGTTACGATCAATGGCGGGAGAGTTAAAAAACAGGGCACAGATCTTACGCGAAATCGAAGCGCGTAACGAAGTTTTGGAACAAGAGATACAAAAGCAAATCGAGGAGAACAAGAATCTTAACGCGATCAACTTATCTTCGGGTGTTTCGTTAAACGAAATGCAGGCGGAGACCAGTAGCTTAAAAGAAGTCAACGGGAAGCTCGAGGAAGAGGTTGACCTTCGAGTTGACCAACGAAACGCTCTTCAGCAAGAAATATACTGTTTAAAAGAGGAACTAAACGAATTGAATAAAAAGCACGGGTCCATTTTGGGGCAGGTTACGTCTGTCGGGTTGAATCCCGAAAGCTTCGAATCATCTGTAAAGGAGTTGCAAGACGAAAACGTCAATTTGAAAAACGAATGGCAAACGGAAAAAACCGCAAAAGAAGCGTTACTGGAGAAATTGGAAATTATGGGTCAACTTCTCGAGAGAAACGTGGTTTTGGAGAATTCGTTATCGGATTTGGGTGCGGAGTTAGAAGGGGTACGGGGAAAGTTAAAATCACTCGAAGAATCGTATCAATCTCTTTCGGAAGAAAAATCGAATATCGTTGTCGAAAAGGCGAATTTATTAGGGCAGTTACAAGTAACAACCGATAATTTAAGTCAAGTTTCGGAGAAGAACACGGTTCTCGAGAATTCCCTTTTTGACGCGCATGTCAAACTCGAAATCTTGAAGCAAAAGTCGAAGAGTTTCGAAGATTCGTGTCGGTTGCTTGCGGATGAAAAGTCTGCGCTTATTAGCGAAAACGGTACTCTTGTCTCACAAATGGAAGTTACCGAAAGAACGTTAAAGGATCTAGAGACGAAATACACAGATTTGGTAGAGAAATATTCGTTAATGGAGAAAGAACGAGAATCTACTATTCAAAAAGTCGAAGAGTTAAACGTATCATTGGCGTTACAAAATCAAGAACATGTTATTTTTGCCGAAAAGAACGGTAAACAGTTGCATGCAATGAGAAGCGAAATTCAACGCCTGCAAGAAGAACGTCGAAATAAAAGCAAAGAATTCGAAGAAGGGTTGGATAAAGCTTTCGATTCGGAAATCAACGTCTTCGTGTTGTCGAAATGCGTGCAAGATCTCGAAGAAAATAACCTTTCGTTGTTCAATGATTATCGTAAACTCCAAGAAGCGTTACAGTTGTCGGAAAGTCTCGTTCGTGTGTTGAAGCAAGAGAAAACCGAAAGCCAGATAAAGATCAAATCTTTATCCGATCAAAACAATCGGTTGAAAAACGGGACGCACCAGTTGTTGAAATTTGCGGGTATTTCTTTACACGCTGGATCCGAAAACGGGCAGGAACAAACGTATTTCGATAGTATACAGAAAACGTTCGAGGCTACAAACCGTGCCGTAATCGAAAACGAAGAAAAAAACATGAAGTTGGTTGTTGAAATATCGATTCTAGTCGCACTTTTGAGGCAGTTTAAAACAGAAGTGGCGGATCTCGAGGCGGAAAAGCGCGATATTCAACAGGAGTTGCGTGTTCGGTCTGAAAAGATTCTCGGGTTGGAGAACGAGGCCCAGAAAATGTCGGAAACGAATGAAGCATTAAGATGTAAATTGATCGAAGGCGATATTAACGAATCGGGGTTACGAACTCAGCTAGGGAATATACAGTGTGAATTATCAATTGCTCAAGAAGCTTTCCGAACGTTACAGATGGAGAATTCGGCGGTTCTCGAAGATAACAAATCTTTGTTGAAAGATAATTTCCATATCAAGAGCAAGATTCGTGCTTCCGAAGAGGAAAACGGAATCTTTTTGACCGAGGTTTTAAGTCAAAACATTCTCGCACAAGCTTTGAAGAATTACGTTGATGAAAAACATGAAGAAATGTCGACGGTTGAGAAGAAATTAGAAGATGCGGGAACGGAAAACGTTGATCTTAAAAAGAGTTTGGAAAAATCCGAACATGAGTTGAAAACCGTTATATCCGTTCGTGATCGACTAAATTCGGATTTAGCAAACACGAGTAATTTGCTGCAAGTAAAAGAAAAGGAACACAAGGAAGCGGTCGAACAAATTATGATGTTAGAGAATGACAAAAATGAGTTGTCGGAGATTTTAGCCGATTTGCGGAGAGAAAACGACGAGGTTAAAACGACAAACGATCAACAACGGAAACAAATTCTCGAACTTTTACAAGAAAATGATCATTTGAGTATCGAAAACCAGATTTCTGACGTTAAAATGCAAGAATTGACGGAAAATCTGGAAAAAACTGAGGAAAAGGCTCGGTTTTTGGAAACCGAAGGGTCGTTAGTTTACGGTGATTTGCAGACGTCTACGATGTATCAAGTTTTATTGGAAGAGAAGATCCGTGAACTTACAAAAGTTTGTTTGAATCTTCAAGAAGAATATAACGCCAAAGACGTGAATCATGAACTGCTTAAAGAAAAAACCGACGTTTTGGAATGTGAGAATGCTGATCTTAAAGCTCGTTTGGCTGCTTACGGTCCGGCACTTGAATCTTTGAAAGATAGCATCGTATCATTGGAAGATCATATATGTATCAGAACCAAAGTTCCGGAATCCGATAACGAGGATGCAAAG GGTGGTGAATCCGCAACAATGGAGCGAGATGCGTTTGTTGAGTTGCAGGATCTTCAGAGTAAGGTTAAAGTTATCGAAACGGCAGTAGTCGAAATGCAAATGCGGTCGATGCAACAGAAGTTAGATTCAGATGCGAAGCTGGAATCCGCAATGCAGCAGATCGAAGAGTTGAGTTCGCAAAAGAGTTCTCGTAGTAAACCGAAATCACGATCGGAAATCTCGGAAGCCGCCGATCCGAAAGATATCATGTTAGATCAAGCGTCAGAATGTTCGTCATACGGTGTAAGCAAAAGAGGAACAACCGAAGGTGAGATTTGGGAAACCGCGAATGATTCGAAAAGTATGTACATACACAATCCAACCGCTTCGGACGTGTCTCTCGATAACATAGTGGATAAGCTAGAAGTTTCTAGAAGATTCAAGGAGTCTCGTGGTGATGACGAAAGCAAGCGGAAAGTTCTCGAACGATTAAACTCCGATGTTTTAAAGTTGACGAATCTCCAGATTACGATCGAGGATTTGAAACGGAAAGTCGAGATCACGTTACGTAGCAGACGAGGAAAAGCGATGATCGAATGCGAGACGCTAAAAGGCCAACTCATGGAAGCCGAATCCGCGATCCAGAAACTATACGAGCTTAACGGGAAATTCGTAAAACAAATAGAAGGTATCGACGACGGAGGAGAGAGCGAAAGTATGAGAAGAAAAAAGGTGTCGGAACAAGCAAGAAGGGTGTCGGAAAAGATCGGTCGGTTGCAGTTAGAGATACAGAAGATACAGTTTGTGTTGGTGAAACTCGATGATGAAACCGAAGCAGCAGGAAAAACGAGGTTTATGGATAGCAGTAAACGGGTGCTGTTGAAAGATTATCTTTATGGTGGCGGGAGAACGAAAGCGACGGTTAGTAGCAACAGGCGGAAGAAAGGCCATTTCTGCGCGTGTGTCGAGCCTTCGACTAAAGGCGATTGA
- the LOC110864833 gene encoding uncharacterized protein LOC110864833 gives FWFFFFFFFLQKVWLDKGIGKACVLISSNGLAITGIDDRRYWSWISTEESRFRSVAYLQQIWWFEVDGEVEFPFPCGTYTLYFRLQLGRSGRRFGRRVCNSDHVHGWDIKPVKFQLSTSDGYGSKHFLCNGRDWKPGITWTLLLDNGADVSSEAEKQRVIMCLKAAVERRAPEGVRLGLFKPDKPGLLAQVTRTFRENAMNVAQAEISTTMGNHSSVSKSTWTSNISSEDMLTEVLSYFTQPSIPEKTECIWSSQEPTYRVSINTQPHSSILPFIMQPVTEYRKTPANMKKTTVVANCSESLATLEEILHHGRENKKHTVLIQMVLWVTLQVKDKKLLRGTSTTWPCISGRRFGELLNKTGSFMNSFKFFSCNVCF, from the exons ttttggtttttttttttttttttttttttgcagaaagtTTGGTTGGATAAAGGCATAGGAAAAGCTTGTGTTTTGATATCTTCCAATGGATTAGCGATAACTGGGATTGACGATCGTAGATACTGGAGTTGGATTTCTACAGAGGAATCCAG ATTCCGTTCAGTTGCTTATCTCCAACAAATTTGGTGGTTTGAAGTCGATGGTGAGGTCGAGTTTCCTTTTCCTTGTGGGACCTACACCCTCTACTTCCGCCTACAACTTGGGCGGTCAGGCAGGCGGTTTGGGCGGCGTGTCTGCAACTCCGACCATGTTCATGGTTGGGATATAAAACCTGTGAaatttcagctttcaacttcagATGGGTATGGCTCTAAACATTTTCTATGTAACGGACGTGATTGGAAACCCGGTATTACTTGGACATTATTGCTTGATAATGGAGCTGATGTTAGTTCAGAAGCCGAAAAGCAACGAGTGATCATGTGTTTAAAAGCCGCGGTTGAAAGAAGGGCACCCGAGGGTGTGCGTCTCGGGCTATTCAAACCCGACAAACCCGGACTGTTGGCCCAAGTGACACGAACGTTTAGAGAAAACGCGATGAACGTAGCACAGGCCGAGATATCTACAACAATGG GTAATCATTCTTCGGTTTCGAAATCGACATGGACATCCAATATTAGCTCCGAAGATATGCTGACCGAAGTTCTGTCGTATTTCACGCAACCATCAATACCGGAGAAGACGGAGTGTATCTG GTCATCCCAAGAGCCTACTTATCGTGTCTCTATAAATACACAGCCACATTCAAGCATCCTCCCTTTCATTATGCAACCTGTGACTGAATATCGGAAGACACCTGCCAACATGAAGAAAACCACTGTTGTTGCTAATTGTTCAGAAAGTTTGGCGACTCTTGAAGAAATATTACACCATGGTCGAGAAAATAAGAAACACACG GTTCTGATTCAGATGGTTCTGTGGGTAACGCTCCAGGTGAAAG ACAAGAAACTACTAAGGGGAACGTCGACTACATGGCCATGCATTAGCGGCAGAAGATTTGGTGAATTATTGAATAAAACCGGAAGCTTTATGAACTCCTTTAAGTTTTTTTCCTGTAATGTATGTTTTTAG